DNA sequence from the Bacteroidales bacterium genome:
AAGTAGAAAATTTGAAGAAATATTTTAATGTGGGTTATAAAAAAACACTAAAAGCTGTTGATGGTGTTTCTTTTAAGGTAGAAAGTGCTGAGACCTTAGGTATTGTTGGAGAATCGGGATGCGGTAAAACTACTTTGGGGAGAACTATAATTGGTATTTATAAGCCAACAAGTGGAA
Encoded proteins:
- a CDS encoding ATP-binding cassette domain-containing protein, with translation MFKGNMLEVENLKKYFNVGYKKTLKAVDGVSFKVESAETLGIVGESGCGKTTLGRTIIGIYKPTSG